In one window of Shewanella goraebulensis DNA:
- a CDS encoding VanZ family protein yields the protein MKLKLFFTAAFALAILVVSYLVFSKPNYPITFNNMDKVGHTLSFFGLAFLAYFAFKPKWYWMCSVLTFYAILIEVIQSQIPYRSASVADVVADVFGIALFYMFLFIFRKYQAARLFPKSSSKAS from the coding sequence ATGAAATTAAAATTATTTTTCACTGCTGCATTTGCTTTAGCTATTCTTGTTGTCAGTTATCTTGTTTTCTCAAAACCGAACTATCCCATTACTTTTAATAACATGGACAAAGTAGGCCATACTCTGAGTTTTTTCGGGTTAGCTTTTTTAGCCTACTTCGCTTTTAAACCTAAGTGGTATTGGATGTGCTCGGTACTGACTTTTTACGCAATATTGATTGAGGTAATTCAATCTCAAATCCCTTATCGTAGTGCTTCTGTGGCTGATGTCGTCGCAGATGTATTTGGCATTGCTTTATTTTATATGTTCTTGTTTATATTTAGAAAGTATCAAGCGGCTAGGTTATTCCCTAAATCGTCATCAAAAGCGTCATAA
- a CDS encoding DUF481 domain-containing protein translates to MDLVAHRFARKKTSPIVTSPIVTKWSTALSCASLSLLLSSNVLAATISEEEILEDTGTPTAQTSIVSKAALDESAIVKASFTPEQLSLPQDSKYDWLQFTSLELLKGEIKNLYDDKLEFESDELDTIFIDWEDVKVLQSAGVVSIGFLDLSTHSGQLLVKDGIMYIDGQQYDRSQILTIIAGEQKESNYWSSKISLGANFRSGNTDQIDYSAIAKTVRRTTESRFNFDYIGNYSKSDDEEKINNNRINTNFDWFLSKQFYLRPIFAEIYTDKFLNIEYKLTLGSGLGYNIIDNAKTEWSISGGPAYTYTKFNNVEDGVDTDSSSATVVVETVYDTEITSDIDFVTSYRVQYGNDDSGGYTHHALATLEIELTDMFDLDLSFVWDHTGSPQPDSDGNTPKENDYQFIVGFGIDI, encoded by the coding sequence ATGGATCTGGTTGCTCATCGTTTCGCGCGCAAAAAAACGTCGCCAATAGTCACGTCGCCAATAGTCACTAAGTGGAGCACCGCGTTGAGTTGTGCAAGTTTGTCATTATTACTTAGCTCAAATGTGCTTGCAGCGACAATTTCAGAAGAAGAAATCCTTGAAGACACAGGAACCCCCACAGCTCAAACTTCAATTGTTTCAAAGGCGGCTCTTGATGAGTCTGCAATCGTTAAAGCGTCCTTCACTCCTGAACAGCTAAGCCTACCTCAAGATAGCAAATACGATTGGCTGCAATTCACTTCGTTAGAGCTGTTAAAAGGCGAAATCAAAAACTTATATGACGATAAATTAGAATTCGAAAGTGATGAACTGGATACAATTTTTATTGATTGGGAAGATGTAAAAGTACTGCAAAGTGCTGGTGTTGTGAGTATTGGTTTTTTAGATTTATCTACTCACAGTGGTCAGTTACTGGTTAAAGACGGCATTATGTATATCGATGGGCAGCAGTATGATCGCAGCCAAATATTAACGATTATTGCCGGTGAGCAAAAAGAGTCGAATTACTGGTCGAGTAAAATTTCCTTAGGGGCAAACTTTCGCTCAGGCAATACTGATCAAATCGATTACAGTGCTATAGCGAAAACGGTTCGCCGTACCACCGAATCTCGTTTCAATTTTGATTATATTGGAAATTATTCAAAATCTGACGATGAAGAGAAGATTAACAACAATCGTATCAATACCAATTTTGATTGGTTCTTATCTAAGCAATTCTATTTAAGACCAATATTCGCTGAAATCTATACTGACAAGTTTTTGAACATCGAATATAAACTCACCTTAGGTTCGGGTTTAGGTTATAACATTATTGATAATGCTAAAACTGAATGGAGTATTTCAGGCGGCCCAGCGTATACCTACACAAAGTTTAATAATGTTGAGGATGGCGTTGATACAGACAGCAGCTCAGCAACAGTGGTAGTTGAAACTGTTTATGATACTGAAATAACCAGTGATATTGATTTTGTTACTTCATATCGAGTCCAGTACGGTAATGACGATTCAGGTGGTTACACACACCATGCTTTAGCGACGCTAGAGATTGAACTGACAGATATGTTCGATTTAGATTTATCGTTTGTTTGGGACCATACTGGCAGCCCACAACCTGATTCAGACGGGAACACACCTAAGGAAAATGATTACCAATTTATTGTCGGTTTTGGTATCGATATTTAA
- a CDS encoding phosphatase PAP2 family protein — translation MKLAKQQAASHFTSPIPTPFSPVIISAYLLAGMATLLSIVYFDRSIAEFMHQQSRSNLMFEGFSKIPLMLEIIAATIVLMSFSKRYQTRLFHIRQIIILLAIFASIIRVGAKVLFGRTWPETWTNDNLSWISHGVESFHPFSLSNSFHSFPSGHALLTFAFASLFWYFTPQFRLLWIFCMAAVIIGQLGQNYHFLGDLLAGAAIGTLVCQLTINGYVHYFLAQKKAQN, via the coding sequence GTGAAACTTGCTAAACAACAAGCGGCGAGTCACTTTACGAGTCCAATACCCACCCCTTTTAGCCCTGTTATTATCTCGGCTTACCTTCTCGCTGGGATGGCTACTCTACTCAGTATTGTCTATTTTGACCGAAGCATTGCCGAATTTATGCATCAACAAAGTCGATCAAATTTGATGTTTGAAGGCTTTTCTAAAATACCTCTGATGCTCGAAATAATTGCGGCAACGATTGTGCTTATGAGTTTCAGCAAGCGCTATCAGACTAGGCTATTTCATATTCGGCAGATCATTATTTTGCTGGCCATTTTCGCTAGCATCATTCGAGTTGGCGCCAAAGTATTATTCGGTCGCACTTGGCCTGAGACTTGGACTAACGATAACCTTTCATGGATTAGCCATGGCGTGGAAAGCTTTCACCCCTTTTCACTTTCCAATAGCTTTCACTCTTTTCCATCAGGGCACGCATTACTTACTTTCGCTTTTGCCAGTTTGTTTTGGTATTTCACACCCCAATTTAGGTTGTTGTGGATATTTTGCATGGCTGCTGTCATCATCGGTCAACTAGGGCAAAATTATCACTTTTTAGGCGATTTACTGGCTGGGGCAGCCATTGGAACATTGGTCTGCCAGCTCACAATTAATGGCTATGTTCACTATTTCCTGGCACAAAAAAAGGCTCAAAATTGA
- a CDS encoding YajQ family cyclic di-GMP-binding protein: MPSMDIVSEVDEVELRNAVENSRRELAGRFDFRGKEAEIEHKDHTVTLKAEDDFQCRQLVDILRIQLSKRNVEPSAMDVDEKSVHSGKTFSLKVNFKQGIDTLIAKKLVKQIKDSKLKVQSSIQGDSVRVTGKKRDDLQAVMRLAKESELGQPFQFNNFRD, encoded by the coding sequence ATGCCATCAATGGACATCGTTTCAGAAGTCGATGAAGTTGAATTACGTAATGCTGTTGAGAATTCACGCCGAGAACTTGCAGGTCGTTTCGACTTTCGTGGTAAAGAAGCTGAGATTGAACATAAAGATCATACAGTGACCTTAAAAGCTGAGGATGATTTTCAATGTCGTCAGTTAGTGGATATCTTACGCATTCAGTTAAGTAAACGTAATGTTGAACCATCAGCAATGGATGTTGACGAAAAGTCAGTGCATAGTGGTAAAACCTTCAGTTTGAAAGTGAACTTCAAACAAGGTATCGATACCCTGATTGCTAAAAAGTTGGTTAAACAGATTAAAGACAGCAAGTTAAAAGTGCAGTCATCTATTCAAGGCGACTCTGTGCGGGTTACCGGTAAGAAGCGTGATGATTTACAAGCAGTCATGCGCTTGGCAAAAGAGTCTGAATTGGGCCAGCCTTTTCAGTTTAATAACTTTAGAGATTGA
- a CDS encoding DMT family transporter produces MWIALTILAAFMQSWRNAFQSELSQQVKVSGVTLARFIWAGPIAAIYLFSLYQIQPSELPKFSYQFYGFVIGASLMQILATGLMVKLFQLKNFAVGAGLAKSEALVAAILGVLFFGTSLSLLGWIGVIIGAVAVMLLSTQRGVKRLSLNTILLGLGSGVAFAFTSLWVREASLLLIADTGVVDAIPFTHRAAWVLLSVIGLQTLILVTYLSIKDRITLLALWQRPRLTLLISICSCIASIGWFSAMSLQAVPYVKTLGQIEVFFTMLISVFWFKQKIKMNEVFGLVLIAVAAILVMWT; encoded by the coding sequence ATGTGGATAGCACTTACGATACTTGCCGCTTTTATGCAGTCTTGGCGAAATGCATTTCAAAGCGAGCTAAGCCAGCAAGTTAAAGTCAGTGGTGTCACACTCGCACGCTTTATTTGGGCTGGCCCTATTGCTGCGATCTATTTATTTAGCCTCTATCAAATCCAACCTAGCGAACTCCCAAAGTTTAGTTATCAGTTTTATGGCTTTGTGATTGGCGCATCATTAATGCAAATACTGGCAACAGGATTGATGGTTAAATTGTTTCAATTAAAAAACTTCGCGGTAGGGGCTGGGCTTGCTAAAAGCGAAGCGCTAGTCGCTGCTATTTTGGGGGTGTTGTTTTTTGGCACTAGCTTGAGTTTACTGGGTTGGATTGGGGTGATTATTGGCGCAGTAGCAGTGATGTTACTGAGCACTCAGCGCGGCGTTAAACGGTTATCACTCAATACCATACTATTAGGCTTAGGCAGTGGTGTCGCGTTTGCTTTTACTTCTCTTTGGGTCAGAGAGGCAAGTTTATTGTTGATTGCAGATACAGGCGTAGTTGATGCTATCCCTTTTACCCATAGAGCGGCTTGGGTGTTGCTATCAGTGATAGGTCTACAAACGCTGATATTAGTGACATATTTAAGCATAAAAGACCGCATCACCTTATTGGCATTATGGCAGAGGCCTCGACTGACATTACTCATAAGTATTTGTAGTTGTATCGCATCAATTGGTTGGTTTAGTGCCATGTCGTTACAAGCGGTTCCATACGTCAAAACTTTAGGCCAGATTGAAGTGTTTTTTACCATGTTGATCAGTGTTTTTTGGTTTAAACAAAAAATAAAAATGAATGAAGTATTCGGTTTAGTATTAATTGCTGTCGCGGCCATTCTAGTTATGTGGACATAG
- a CDS encoding ketopantoate reductase family protein: protein MSSKLVPPAQKASNQSSLNKSASNQNAPNIVIVGAGAIGMLIYHQLTHATSLNNTPSKPTKPLLLGRNFCLSTTDIQTQSLTVETFSDDSLINDTIVQPCLVNNLSAVTSEQLSNIELVIMCVKSYQVNDAVAALIDKLPSKVTLLLLHNGLGPHLQVIKLIETHQRDDICLYLGTTSQAALKVGQLHVRQTGTGKTVIGKIRGAAISQQLESILLSTIPNSETHSNILLGLWQKLIVNCAINPLTAIEQCNNGQLAQAQYQDRINAIATECIEVAKAEGVQLSLTESLSTIYNVIQLTANNFSSMYQDVKHQRTTEIKQINGFVTARAQQHGISTPVNEALAEKINQLTEDIAL, encoded by the coding sequence ATGAGTTCAAAACTGGTTCCTCCTGCTCAAAAGGCTTCTAACCAAAGCTCTCTTAACAAAAGCGCATCTAACCAAAATGCACCCAATATTGTCATCGTCGGTGCTGGTGCTATTGGCATGCTGATTTATCATCAGCTGACTCACGCGACTTCCCTTAACAACACGCCATCAAAACCTACTAAACCTCTTTTACTCGGTCGAAATTTCTGTTTATCGACAACTGACATTCAAACTCAATCGCTGACTGTTGAAACGTTTTCTGATGACTCATTAATAAATGACACCATAGTTCAGCCTTGCTTGGTTAATAATCTCAGTGCTGTCACATCTGAACAGTTATCGAATATTGAGTTGGTTATTATGTGCGTAAAGTCTTATCAGGTGAATGATGCTGTTGCAGCGCTCATTGATAAACTACCCAGTAAAGTTACCTTGTTATTGCTACACAATGGATTGGGACCACACCTCCAGGTCATTAAGCTTATTGAAACCCATCAACGTGACGATATCTGTTTATATCTTGGAACGACTTCTCAAGCCGCATTAAAGGTAGGGCAACTGCACGTTCGTCAAACTGGCACAGGTAAAACTGTTATTGGCAAAATCCGCGGAGCGGCAATATCACAGCAATTGGAATCAATACTATTAAGTACAATTCCAAATAGTGAGACTCACTCAAATATCTTGCTCGGTTTATGGCAAAAGCTCATAGTCAATTGCGCCATCAACCCACTCACTGCAATCGAGCAGTGTAACAACGGTCAACTCGCACAAGCGCAATACCAAGATCGAATCAATGCTATTGCCACTGAGTGCATTGAAGTAGCAAAGGCTGAAGGAGTTCAGCTTTCGCTAACTGAGTCTCTCAGTACCATTTATAACGTTATTCAGCTCACAGCCAATAACTTTTCCTCCATGTACCAAGATGTAAAACATCAACGCACCACTGAAATTAAGCAAATTAATGGCTTTGTTACAGCTAGAGCGCAACAGCATGGTATTTCGACTCCAGTTAACGAAGCTTTAGCTGAAAAAATTAACCAGTTAACTGAAGATATAGCGCTGTGA